Proteins from a genomic interval of Indicator indicator isolate 239-I01 chromosome 1, UM_Iind_1.1, whole genome shotgun sequence:
- the FBXO40 gene encoding F-box only protein 40: MATGRCPSGTRRRQWLRAVIGRWCHRPQKAPPGQHRHCERCFNRHCHAPIELSVSCMVISCRLHCGATFHMCKEEEHQLLCPLEQVSCLNSAYGCPFSMARFKLAKHLQACPASVVCCSMEWNRWPNVDSDTTLHKNIMKETLNEECLDTALALRDQKILFRTLKVANFFPEWRKKDEVEELMDEAMGGQEGAVGGVACGSQGDENQLSELSQREREDLAKDKEGMDLGSYKTWENIFSKELQACKVTGSAANAEQKTEQASSISASAHHSANSTERAKGVPDGAEKAKDQKPEQVTPSTEMTGLAPWQEGVLERLKKEVGVGDYNMYLVHHGGMLIRFGQLAACTPKEKDFVYGNLEAQEVKTVYTFKVPVSYCGKRARLGDALGHRIPTSDKLVDTSELGINLEELPKANIVKATLLCALEKELKGHEISEARGIDGLFVDFATQTYSFPLEPFSSNAVLADILDEESPPELHMELYTECVTRRHNKSSSAFTFTCSHFFRRDEFPSHFKNVHADIQSCLDGWFQHRCPLAYLGCTFVQNHFRPDGLKAKVIYSKHLKTFAIKPEVDTLLAESGKCNFTLTKRGRSKDLLSSLPVEVLKYIAGFLDSFSLSQLSQVSVLMRDICATLLQERGMVLLVWEKKRYSHGGSSWRARKKIWQFSSLFSSVNKWQHNNVMCMSEHLKHCPFYQVEHKTDPVLLTGMCESREQTQKTLVSTFKHRV; encoded by the exons CACCGGCCTCAGAAAgctccccctgggcagcacaggcaCTGTGAGAGATGTTTCAACCGGCACTGCCACGCACCAATTGAACTCTCTGTCTCCTGCATGGTGATCAGCTGCCGCTTACACTGTGGGGCCACCTTCCACATGTGCAAGGAAGAGGAGCACCAGTTGCTCTGTCCCTTGGAACAGGTCTCCTGCCTCAACTCAGCCTACGGTTGCCCTTTTTCCATGGCTCGCTTTAAGCTGGCAAAGCACCTCCAGGCCTGTCCAGCCAGTGTTGTCTGCTGTTCAATGGAGTGGAATCGCTGGCCAAATGTGGATTCAGACACAACTCTCCACAAAAATATTATGAAGGAGACCTTGAATGAAGAGTGTCTGGACACAGCCTTGGCACTCAGGGACCAGAAGATACTTTTCAGGACTTTGAAAGTAGCCAACTTCTTTCCAGAGTGGAGGAAAAAAGATGAAGTTGAAGAGCTAATGGACGAAGCCATGGGTGGGCaagaaggagctgtgggaggaGTAGCCTGTGGTTCACAAGGAGATGAAAACCAGTTATCTGAGCTCAGTCAACGTGAGCGTGAAGACTTGGCAAAGGACAAAGAGGGAATGGATCTGGGTAGTTACAAAACCTGGGAGAACATTTTCAGCAAAGAGCTCCAGGCTTGCAAGGTAACAGGCTCAGCAGCCAATGCAGAACAAAAAACAGAGCAGGCTTCCAGCATATCAGCATCAGCCCATCACTCTGCCAACTCCACAGAGAGGGCAAAGGGAGTACCTGATGGTGCAGAAAAGGCAAAAGACCAAAAGCCTGAACAAGTAACGCCGAGTACAGAAATGACAGGACTGGCTCCCTGGCAAGAAGGAGTCCTGGAGAGGCTGAAAAAGGAAGTTGGTGTAGGTGATTACAACATGTATCTGGTACATCATGGGGGAATGCTCATCCGCTTTGGCCAGCTAGCTGCTTGCACTCCAAAAGAAAAAGACTTTGTCTATGGGAACTTGGAAGCTCAGGAGGTGAAGACTGTCTACACCTTCAAAGTGCCAGTTAGTTACTGTGGCAAAAGAGCACGACTGGGAGATGCACTGGGCCACAGGATACCAACTTCAGACAAGTTAGTGGATACCTCAGAACTGGGAATAAACCTAGAAGAGCTACCTAAGGCAAATATAGTTAAAGCCACGCTGCTGTGTGCACTGGAAAAAGAGCTGAAAGGCCATGAGATCTCTGAAGCAAGGGGTATTGATGGACTCTTTGTGGATTTCGCAACACAGACGTACAGCTTTCCTCTGGAGCCCTTCTCCTCCAATGCTGTTCTAGCAGATATACTGGATGAAGAAAGCCCTCCGGAACTCCACATGGAGCTCTATACTGAATGCGTAACCAGAAGACACAACAAAAGCAGTTCAGCTTTCACGTTTACTTGCAGTCATTTCTTCAGGAGGGATGAGTTCCCATCACACTTCAAGAATGTGCATGCTGATATCCAGTCATGTCTGGATGGATGGTTCCAGCATCGCTGCCCACTGGCCTACTTGGGATGTACTTTTGTTCAAAATCACTTCCGCCCCGATGGACTGAAGGCCAAGGTTATATACAGCAAGCATCTCAAGACCTTTGCTATCAAGCCAGAAGTGGACACCCTCCTTGCTGAATCAGGGAAGTGCAATTTCACATTGACTAAACGAGGGAGAAGTAAGGACTTgctgagcagcctcccagtggAAGTGCTCAAGTACATTGCAGGGTTCCTGGACAGCTTCAGTTTATCTCAGCTGTCACAAGTGTCAGTGCTGATGAGGGACATCTGTGCCACTCTTCTTCAAGAGAGGGGAATGGTCCTGCTGgtctgggagaaaaaaagatattCCCATGGTGGTTCCTCATGGAGAGCTCGCAAAAAG ATCTGGCAGTTCAGCAGCCTGTTCTCCAGCGTTAACAAATGGCAGCACAACAATGTCATGTGCATGTCGGAGCACCTGAAGCATTGTCCCTTCTACCAAGTGGAGCACAAGACAGACCCCGTGCTGCTCACAGGAATGTGTGAATCTCGAGAGCAAACTCAAAAGACTTTGGTTTCTACTTTCAAGCATAGAGTCTGA